A window of the Nocardia sp. NBC_01329 genome harbors these coding sequences:
- a CDS encoding ABC transporter permease: MTTLGIRTERASEPAHSGTAAGTGPPDSPSRRDRYRARAVGILWALPVPLVVLLLWDRGVDGGWTLPLGIQMQFLPTPVEVARRLVDLAVGGIVDDSYSGTLWLHLYASTVRVLQGFAIAAAVAVPLGIVMGRSPLVHRMLEPTLNLIRPIPVTAWAPLSLLIIGFGDRATIFLVFLAAVFSILINTIAGVRAVPARLFEAAAMLGTPPAQTLYKVVLPAAIPTIVSGLRIALGLSWVILVVGETVGIRVGLGALITQAREQSRTDLIVAVMIVIGLAGFLADRIMMLAVRLAAGRRPLLP; the protein is encoded by the coding sequence ATGACCACGCTGGGGATCCGGACCGAGCGGGCTTCCGAGCCGGCGCACTCGGGGACCGCGGCGGGGACAGGCCCGCCGGATTCGCCGTCGCGGCGCGACCGCTATCGGGCCCGGGCGGTGGGGATCCTGTGGGCGCTGCCGGTACCGCTGGTGGTGCTGCTGCTGTGGGACCGCGGTGTCGACGGCGGCTGGACCCTCCCGCTCGGGATCCAGATGCAGTTTCTGCCCACTCCCGTGGAGGTCGCGCGGCGGCTGGTGGATCTGGCGGTGGGCGGGATCGTCGACGACTCCTACAGTGGCACCCTGTGGCTGCACCTGTACGCCAGCACGGTGCGGGTGCTGCAGGGTTTCGCGATCGCGGCGGCGGTGGCGGTGCCGTTGGGGATCGTGATGGGTCGTTCGCCGCTCGTCCACCGGATGCTCGAACCCACGCTCAACCTCATCCGCCCGATCCCGGTGACCGCCTGGGCTCCGCTGTCGTTGCTGATCATCGGATTCGGCGACCGGGCCACCATCTTCCTGGTGTTCCTGGCCGCGGTGTTCTCGATCCTGATCAACACCATCGCGGGCGTGCGCGCCGTGCCGGCCCGGCTGTTCGAGGCGGCGGCCATGCTCGGCACACCACCGGCGCAGACGTTGTACAAGGTGGTGTTACCGGCCGCGATTCCGACGATCGTTTCCGGGTTGCGGATCGCGCTCGGCCTGTCCTGGGTGATCCTGGTGGTCGGCGAGACGGTCGGTATCCGGGTCGGGCTGGGCGCGCTGATCACCCAGGCGCGCGAACAATCCCGCACCGACCTCATCGTCGCCGTCATGATCGTGATCGGGCTGGCCGGATTCCTCGCCGACCGCATCATGATGCTCGCCGTCCGCCTGGCCGCCGGCCGGCGGCCGCTGCTCCCGTGA
- a CDS encoding GntR family transcriptional regulator yields the protein MDSTNPRMTKQQVCRAIRDDIIRGVFAPGQRLTEDTLAESYGVSRVPVREALRTLEAEGFAYSRTYAGTFVAELTEDEAADLLEIRALLEPLCASRAAHRRTPEQLGRLKELTALGQESVRAGRLDDLTRLNSRFHEVLAEASGSSLLAGLITQLGWKIAWVYAVELPRRATDSWDEHERICAALEAGDAGLAGSLVTEHIAHATTAYRLRTAHPAPSGAGS from the coding sequence GTGGACAGCACCAACCCACGGATGACCAAACAGCAGGTGTGCCGCGCCATTCGCGACGACATCATCCGCGGCGTGTTCGCACCGGGTCAGCGATTGACCGAGGACACGCTCGCCGAGAGCTACGGCGTATCCCGGGTACCGGTACGGGAAGCATTGCGCACCCTCGAAGCCGAGGGTTTCGCGTATTCGCGCACCTATGCCGGTACCTTCGTGGCCGAGTTGACCGAGGACGAGGCCGCGGATCTGCTCGAGATCCGCGCCCTGCTCGAACCGCTGTGCGCGAGCCGGGCCGCGCATCGGCGCACCCCCGAACAACTGGGCCGGCTCAAGGAGCTGACCGCCCTGGGGCAGGAATCGGTACGTGCCGGGCGCCTCGACGACCTGACCAGGCTCAACAGTCGCTTCCACGAAGTATTGGCCGAAGCTTCGGGCAGTAGCCTGCTGGCCGGTCTGATCACCCAGCTCGGCTGGAAGATCGCCTGGGTGTACGCGGTCGAACTCCCACGCCGCGCCACCGATTCCTGGGACGAGCACGAGCGGATCTGCGCCGCGCTCGAGGCCGGGGACGCGGGCCTGGCCGGGAGCCTGGTCACCGAGCACATAGCGCACGCGACGACCGCCTATCGGCTCCGGACCGCCCACCCGGCACCGTCGGGCGCGGGTTCTTAA
- a CDS encoding ABC transporter ATP-binding protein, whose product MKIYSTRRRPHRPARIVLDGLGKRFPGASGFAVDGVNLDIAAGEFVCVVGASGCGKSTLLRILAGFETATQGAVSVGDEPVTGPGPDRGVVFQDYGLFPWLTVAENIAYGPKQARMTRDDIRETTDRSLATVGLTRVRDSFPHQLSGGMQQRVAIARVLANRPAVLLMDEPFGALDALTRSDMQTELARIHRDSGVTVVFVTHSVEEAVYLSDRVVVMAGGTAHGSAGHVREVLAIDLPRAREATAPEFNDYKRRIDALIHQGDRAAA is encoded by the coding sequence ATGAAGATCTACTCCACTCGCCGCCGTCCGCATCGGCCCGCGCGGATCGTGCTCGACGGCCTGGGCAAACGATTTCCGGGTGCGTCCGGATTCGCGGTGGACGGGGTGAATCTCGATATCGCCGCCGGGGAATTCGTCTGCGTGGTCGGTGCCAGCGGTTGCGGTAAATCGACGCTGCTGCGGATCCTGGCCGGCTTCGAAACCGCCACCCAGGGCGCCGTGTCGGTGGGCGACGAGCCGGTCACCGGGCCGGGCCCGGACCGGGGGGTCGTATTCCAGGATTACGGGCTGTTCCCCTGGCTCACCGTCGCGGAGAACATCGCCTACGGGCCGAAACAGGCCCGGATGACCCGCGACGATATCCGGGAGACCACCGATCGCAGTCTGGCGACCGTCGGCCTGACCCGGGTGCGCGATTCGTTCCCGCATCAGCTCTCCGGCGGTATGCAGCAGCGCGTCGCCATCGCCCGGGTTCTGGCCAATCGACCGGCGGTGCTGCTGATGGACGAACCCTTCGGCGCGCTCGACGCCCTCACCCGCAGCGATATGCAGACCGAGCTCGCCCGGATCCACCGGGATTCCGGTGTCACGGTCGTCTTCGTCACGCACAGTGTCGAGGAAGCCGTATACCTGTCGGACCGGGTGGTGGTGATGGCCGGTGGTACCGCGCACGGTAGCGCCGGACATGTGCGGGAGGTGCTCGCCATCGACCTGCCCCGTGCGCGGGAGGCGACCGCCCCGGAGTTCAACGATTACAAACGCCGGATAGATGCGCTGATCCACCAGGGTGATCGGGCCGCGGCCTGA
- a CDS encoding amidohydrolase family protein: MTFSDPDTPVANPSPIDNTDLLLRNARIDDATAPVDIAVTDGVITGIGPAPAATATAEIDCAGRVVIPGLVESHVHLDKALLDGERANPDGTLAGAIAITAELKREFTPASIRDRARRVLEQAITHGTTVIRAHPDVDPIVGLLGVHTLLELREEFRGRIDLQIVAFPQEGIFRAPGTRELLREALRDGADVIGGCTYNEHSVAECRRHIDLVFDLAAEFEVPVDLHADFADDTTDPRFALADYIAEVTDRTGMAGRVTIGHATSLAARPPEDRRRVLFRLADAGVAVVPLPATDMFLGGRGDTASIRRGIAPVRELWAAGVRTAYSSNNIRNAFTPYGNADLLDIGLFLAQTSHLAGPADLARVLGMATYEAAAVIGIAQSYGLRVGAAADLVVLSSHRVADALLDRPDRCYVVKAGRVVARTTRTRELLPATPV, from the coding sequence GTGACCTTTTCGGACCCGGATACGCCCGTTGCGAACCCGTCGCCTATCGACAACACGGATCTGTTGCTCCGCAATGCGCGCATCGACGACGCGACCGCGCCGGTGGACATCGCGGTGACGGACGGGGTGATCACGGGTATCGGCCCGGCACCGGCCGCAACCGCCACCGCGGAGATCGACTGCGCTGGGCGCGTGGTCATACCGGGTCTCGTCGAATCGCATGTGCACCTGGACAAAGCGCTGCTCGACGGCGAACGCGCGAACCCCGACGGCACCCTGGCCGGGGCGATCGCGATCACCGCCGAGTTGAAACGGGAGTTCACCCCGGCCTCGATCCGAGACCGCGCCCGCCGTGTACTCGAGCAGGCGATCACTCACGGCACCACCGTGATCCGGGCGCATCCGGATGTCGACCCCATCGTCGGCCTGCTGGGTGTACACACCCTGCTGGAGCTGCGGGAGGAGTTCCGCGGCCGGATCGACCTGCAGATCGTGGCCTTCCCGCAGGAGGGCATCTTCCGCGCGCCCGGCACTCGCGAGCTGCTCCGCGAAGCACTGCGCGACGGCGCCGATGTGATCGGTGGCTGCACCTACAACGAGCATTCGGTCGCCGAGTGCCGCCGTCATATCGATCTCGTGTTCGACCTGGCGGCCGAGTTCGAGGTCCCGGTCGACCTGCACGCCGATTTCGCCGACGATACAACCGATCCGCGCTTCGCCCTGGCCGATTACATCGCCGAGGTCACCGATCGGACCGGGATGGCGGGCCGGGTCACCATCGGTCACGCGACCTCGCTGGCCGCCCGCCCGCCCGAGGACCGGCGGCGGGTCCTGTTCCGGCTCGCCGATGCGGGCGTGGCCGTGGTCCCGCTCCCGGCCACCGATATGTTCCTGGGCGGGCGCGGCGATACCGCGAGTATCCGCCGCGGTATCGCCCCCGTACGCGAGCTGTGGGCAGCGGGAGTGCGGACCGCGTACTCGTCCAACAACATCCGCAACGCCTTCACCCCGTACGGCAATGCCGATCTGCTCGATATCGGCCTGTTCCTGGCCCAGACCTCGCATCTGGCCGGGCCCGCCGATCTGGCCCGGGTTCTCGGCATGGCCACCTACGAGGCCGCCGCGGTGATCGGTATCGCGCAGAGCTACGGATTGCGGGTGGGCGCGGCGGCGGATCTGGTGGTGCTGTCCAGCCACCGCGTCGCCGATGCGCTGCTGGACCGGCCGGACCGTTGCTATGTCGTGAAAGCGGGCCGGGTCGTCGCGCGGACGACCCGGACCCGGGAACTGCTACCGGCGACCCCGGTATGA
- a CDS encoding sulfite exporter TauE/SafE family protein yields the protein MDPVYAVLLLAAGFGAGVCNTIAGGGSLLSFPALVATGLPPVTATVTNAVAVWPGYLGGAAALRSRLAEHRSLLPRLIVVGTAGALGGVVALLAAPPEVFTALVPYLILAATALFAAQPLISRKLAEKGGDSRATLFAGVFLGGMYGAYFNGGMGIVLLTALALGIDASINLLNGLKSVLTLAVSTTATIAVALFGPVDWWSVLVLAPACLLGGVVGGKISDRLRPGAFRALVIVFGAGAGIAMLFT from the coding sequence ATGGATCCCGTGTACGCGGTGCTGCTGCTGGCGGCCGGTTTCGGCGCCGGCGTGTGCAACACCATCGCCGGCGGCGGCAGCCTGCTGTCGTTTCCCGCCCTGGTGGCGACCGGACTGCCGCCGGTGACCGCGACGGTGACCAATGCCGTAGCGGTGTGGCCGGGTTATCTGGGTGGCGCGGCCGCACTGCGCTCGCGACTGGCCGAACATCGCAGCCTGCTGCCCCGGCTCATCGTCGTCGGCACCGCGGGCGCGCTCGGCGGCGTGGTGGCTCTGCTCGCGGCGCCGCCCGAAGTGTTCACCGCTCTGGTTCCCTATCTGATCCTGGCGGCGACCGCGCTGTTCGCCGCGCAACCGCTGATCTCCCGGAAGCTCGCCGAAAAGGGCGGCGATTCCCGGGCCACCCTCTTCGCCGGGGTCTTCCTGGGCGGTATGTACGGGGCGTACTTCAACGGTGGGATGGGCATCGTGCTGCTGACCGCGCTCGCACTCGGTATCGATGCCTCCATCAACCTGCTCAACGGTCTGAAGAGTGTGCTGACCCTCGCCGTCTCCACCACCGCCACCATCGCGGTGGCTCTGTTCGGCCCGGTCGACTGGTGGTCGGTTCTGGTACTGGCCCCGGCCTGCCTGCTCGGCGGCGTGGTCGGCGGCAAGATCTCCGATCGGCTGCGCCCCGGCGCGTTCCGCGCCCTGGTGATCGTCTTCGGTGCGGGCGCGGGTATCGCGATGTTGTTCACGTGA
- a CDS encoding amidohydrolase produces the protein MTDLVLRNGRPWLPGRPLETADILIRAGRIEQLGPGLAAPGAETLELAGALVLPGFVDTHCHLDKTLWSGPWVPNTGGRSLAGRIANGENRRAELGIPSADYSANLLATMIAGGTAHVRSHIDIDPSVGLAGVEAVRTAAARHRDRVDVELVAFPQGGLIRRPGTAELLDEALAGGVEVVGGIDPAGYDGDPTGQLDLIFGLAERYGAKIDIHLHDGGALGAWEFELIIERTKTTGLGGRVTISHAYAMGALPPDEQRRIAERLTEAGVAMVTCAVGDAPVVPLRVMHAAGATLALGNDGIRDLWTPYGDGDMLRRISTVAFRDRLLADEEIELALAAGTLGGAKVLGLADYGLRVGARADLVTVEAATPAAAVVGVPTRKLVLKGGRVVARDGQLVS, from the coding sequence ATGACCGATCTGGTACTGCGCAACGGCCGTCCTTGGCTGCCCGGCCGACCGCTGGAAACCGCCGATATCCTGATCCGGGCCGGTCGGATCGAGCAGCTCGGGCCGGGGCTGGCGGCCCCCGGCGCCGAAACCCTCGAACTGGCGGGTGCGCTGGTCCTGCCCGGATTCGTCGATACCCACTGCCATCTGGACAAGACCCTGTGGAGTGGGCCGTGGGTGCCGAATACCGGTGGCCGTTCGCTGGCCGGGCGGATCGCCAACGGCGAGAACCGGCGTGCCGAACTCGGCATTCCGAGCGCCGACTATTCCGCGAACCTGCTCGCGACCATGATCGCCGGCGGAACGGCGCACGTACGTAGTCATATCGATATCGATCCCTCGGTCGGGCTGGCCGGGGTGGAGGCGGTGCGGACCGCCGCCGCCCGGCACCGCGACCGGGTGGACGTCGAACTGGTCGCCTTCCCGCAGGGCGGTCTGATCCGCCGGCCCGGGACCGCGGAACTGCTGGACGAGGCTTTGGCCGGGGGTGTCGAGGTGGTGGGCGGGATCGATCCCGCCGGATACGACGGTGACCCGACCGGGCAGTTGGACCTCATCTTCGGCCTGGCCGAACGCTACGGCGCGAAAATCGATATCCACCTGCACGATGGAGGTGCCCTCGGTGCCTGGGAATTCGAGTTGATCATCGAACGGACGAAGACCACCGGCCTGGGTGGGCGGGTCACCATCAGCCACGCCTACGCGATGGGCGCGCTGCCGCCCGACGAGCAGCGGCGGATCGCCGAGCGTCTGACCGAAGCGGGCGTGGCCATGGTGACCTGCGCGGTCGGCGACGCGCCGGTGGTGCCACTACGCGTGATGCACGCCGCCGGCGCGACTCTCGCTCTCGGCAACGACGGTATCCGGGATCTGTGGACCCCTTACGGCGACGGCGATATGTTGCGCCGGATCAGTACCGTGGCTTTCCGCGATCGACTGCTCGCCGACGAGGAGATCGAATTGGCGCTCGCTGCGGGGACTCTCGGCGGTGCGAAGGTCCTCGGACTCGCGGACTACGGGTTGCGGGTGGGGGCGCGGGCCGATCTCGTCACGGTCGAGGCCGCGACGCCGGCGGCGGCGGTCGTCGGGGTCCCGACCCGGAAACTGGTTCTCAAGGGTGGCCGGGTGGTGGCACGGGACGGACAATTGGTTTCTTGA